CGGATCCAATCGAGAAGGAAATGGGCCCATACACCAAATATGGTCTCGAGACTGATACCGAAGGCTTCGTCTTGTTCATGGCTCACACTTTGGGCTGGTCTAGAGATGAGATTCAACTCTATATTGACCAGTTTCGACGCGAGTTGCGTTCCGAGAAGCACCACGGGTACTTCAAGCAGAAGGTTGTTTGGGGCCAGAAACCTGAGACCTCGGCTGCTAACTAGATATCTTAACGGGGCACCGTTGCAGCCCGTATCTCGGATGCTTCGGAATTTTAATACGCCCTCGTACCATAGACGACATCATTTACATTATCAGAACCCCCGGTGGAGGCCCTCAACGTTCAAGGATAGTCTGCTCTGTTGGTAATTGTCATTCTCCCTGCCTATTTGCACTATAACTGAGCCTTGAACCGAATTCCCGTGTCCCATCTATGCCACCCAAGTCCATATTCCCACCAACCTTCTACGCCATTTGCAGTCTGCTCATCAATTCACCGCTAGACCAACACCCTTCCCATCCGAAGCTTAAACAACAGGCCGATAGGCGGTACTGTAATCTGCCAACTGCATCTCAGAGTCCGACCCATCCATAAGCTGCTTCCCAGCCACTAGGTACTTAGATGGATGGAAAATGTTGAAAAGGGCGCTGGCAATCAACATGGGCGCACCATCCAAAACGTAAATGTAGACCTCCTTGGACTGTAGCTCCGAGTCGTGGCCCATGGCGTACTCTACCAGACGGAAGAGAGAGCGGATTAGGATCAGGATGCTGGTGATGTACAGGACGACTAGAAACAGCTCCCAGCGGGTGCTAATAGTCTCGGCTCTCGCAGTTGGATTCTTCCTGATTCTTAAGTGGAAAAGACAGGTGACAATCATGAACAGGCTGAAGAAAATGATCTGTACGACAAGTCCGGCGATGATAATATTCTCTCCAGCCGATTGATCGTTTTCGGTCTCGGCATTTACGACCTTTCCGCCTCCTACAAAGGGTCAGTAAGCTAAGTTTGTGGCAGCACCGTGAAGGGATACACACCAATGCCCTGAAGTGCGATAGAAAGCAAGTCTCCAATCAAGAAGAACTTGGTCAGCCAACTCGACCTGATCAACGAGTATCTCTCGGCGTCCAGCAAGCGAATGAGTCGCCCCAAGATCATGTAGATAGAAGCAGCGTAGCAAGTCggcccaaggagaagcagcaaATGCTGCATCACATATGGGGCAAAAGTATAATTGGGTGATTCTCCGGCGCCTATAGCTCGTCCGATGAAGCCGATCGTTTCAACTAAAGGTCTTTCTGTTAGCTGCCAAGTTGCCAATCACAGGGTTGCCAGTGATTGGAGACTCACACAATGAACCGACTAAGAAGGGAATGAAGAACcatgtcttggtcttgatgatctggaagGCATGCAGAAGAGACGAAGCTGAAAATGTGATGATGAATATGACGGCCGCTGCCAGAGAAGGCTCGTACTTGTAATAGTTTTTTGCCATTTTCGATTCGGGATGGAAGCTGAGTAGGTTGGGAGCCTCCGTAGTGTTCCTAttgtgaagaagagaatgaGATGCTGGACGCTGTGTCTTCAAGGCAACTGATATAGCTTATGTACTTGATGGATCTCAGCGCGAACATGACTGATGACGTGTCTTGATGGTTTGATCTCCGTCATACGCTGCGTCGGTTGCTACGGGACCAACTCAGCCTCAACCAGCCGGAACCGCTGGAGCAGGAGGGCGCCAGCTTACGCCGTTCCGCAGGCCAATAGAAAGGACATTTTCCATCGAATGCTCAGTAGATATGAGACGTGCTTGAGGCTTCGTATAGACTCAAATCTGATTGGCTGCCCTACATGTCGGACTTGGTGAAGTCCCCGATACAGGGGCCGTGCGGCTCCCGGAACATTCGGATCAGGGGTGGCTGAGTTTTGCTTGTGTAAATTAAGCATATCGTTAGTTTAGATTATGCTTGGGCTTTCTATGGAGGCTCCACTGGATGACAATGCCGCTCGTTATGTTCTCGTACACCTCAGAAGCCTTCAAGGAAGATATCGCACATACATGACAGATGATCCTGGATGACAGATACGTCTATTAAGATAAGTGCCAAGTCTTCATGTGGTAATTTAAAACCTCATAGAGTAATTTTATTCACCTTGTTTCTCATAACCACAGAGGTAAATCGGGGGGGTTCAACATTTTTCTCTGAATCAAGAGTGGTTGCTAGACggtgtcttgtctttgagGAATGGCTCCAGCAATGTGTTGATACCTTCAGAAGCCTTATTCAGATATTACATGGTTAGCTTGGTTCCTCCAATGCGAGTGTCAAACGGGACTTACGACTTGTTCTGGCAGATCTCGTCGCTCTCCCAGTCAGCCAGGGGCCATAGTTGGTTTGGCCTCTCGATTGACAGAGAGTAATAAACTTTCTGAACTCCGAGGATGTCCTGGATTTCCTGGATGGCGTCGAGAAAATATTACCCGATTTCCTTCGATCGATCGGGGACTTAAGCAGCTGTCGCTTCTTGCAGACGAAGAACGGTGACTTCTGTGCACGCCGACAGTTTGGACAGGGGCTTTAAGCCAGGTTTGCGTCTACAACGGTGTGAACGAGATGGGACATTATTTAGCATACGCATTTATTACGACTTAGAACATTTATTGGTATATACTCAGCGAAACGACCCGTCATGCATCATGCAAAATGGTTGGCCATGGTTAGTTCCTCGGATGTTAGTCGCTACCTACATACAGCCTGAAAGTCCACACAAGACATAGACCCTGGGTCAAGCCCGAATGCTCTTTAGCCCTGAGCGTCTTAGATCTAGCCAAGGGGAGTCTGACGTTTGCTAAGTATTTCTATTTTATACGAGATCTAGCATTAGCTATTTCTACTTGTCTGCCTTCTCTTTTGTCTCCTCTTGATTCTCATCTAGGCGatcggaggaggatgggcGAGGGAGTTCATCTTCGTTCGGGCGGCTCAAGGCAGAATCGTGAGGGGATTGTGGCTTTGTTTCCTCTGAGTCGACGTTATATTTCGAAAATTGAACGTCTTCCACTGTATATTTCTCATATCTCCTGGAAGCTAGGGGATATGTCGTATATCGAACGTCTTCCATACCGTATGGGCGCTCCCGCTTCACTGGGACTGACCTATCTCGCGCCTAATTTGCATGATCAGCATACCAGTGCCGGCAATTGTTAAAATCTTCAAAGATCAAAGCGCATAAAAAGACGTACATAATAGAGGGTCTGGGGATCCATATCTGCCGTCTGATACTGCCCGTTGCTGTTATACCGCGGGGAGTACATGGGAGGCCGTGAATGGAAGTCGGAGCGCTTGCTTCCAGTGTTGGCCAGCGTGGAGTCTGAGGCATCCGATTCATCGGCGTCCTCGACATAAGTGACAtgtctcggcagccttggcggAGGCAACTGTTGCCACCGTCGATTGCCCTCTCCCGATTTTGTTTGGACTGGAGCGCTTGAGTTCGAGGGCCTTGTTAACGGAACTTCCATCGTAGGCTCGTCGTCTGACATGGCATTTTGGCTGCCTGCTAGCAAGTACGCGTTGCTTCTAGTCCTGCCTGAGATAGACTGCTCGGGATCCTCGGCTCGGGATGAGGGGGCCCTATTTCCCGCTGGGCTCAGCTCTCTGCTGCCTGATAGGCTCCGTTCGCTGCTGGCTGGATACGATGAGGTTGTTTTGCGGAGAAGGTATATTGAGTTTGGGGGCCTTGGTTCCGGATCTGTCACCGCAGGATCGTCGTCTCTTGGAAGCGTAAACTTCACCAGACTGAAGAAGTGCTCAAGTGTCCCGGGATACCGTAGAACATTGGCCCGCCAAGCTTCATTGGTTTCCTGCCTGGAACGGCCCAACGCGGTGTCTTGGCCCTCGGAGGCCGACCCTCCGGTCTCAACATACGTTTTGAACTCTTCACCTTCCACATACGTCTTGAACTCGTTGGTTATGAAGTTCTGCGCCCTTTGCCGCGCCCAGTCTCTTGTCTTTTGGTACATCGGCTTCATGATCCTCTCCTCTTGCTGCCTCACAGCTAGGTCCAGGCCCTTTGCCTCGCAATCACATACCATAGACGCCGGCGCGTGGCAAATAGCACAATCGGGATCCATGCGATAGTTAAGTCTCCTTGAAGAATCAAGCTGGCCGGTAGATTTCATGCCCATCGGCGCATTCGCGGCAAAGAAGAATGAAAGGATGATCGGATCACTGTTGTAATCTAGGGCTGTTCCGTGAGAGCTTGGGATGAAGCCCCATTCGAAAAGCCGCCACTCATCATCAGGGACGTCTGCAAAGACAGTCTCGTCGACAAATTCGATGGATTCGTCGTGCTGTCTGTTCGAGTTCAGCAGGCGAAAGAGGTCGTCTGGGTCGAACGGGGTGTATCGTTCTTGATCATTGTCGATTGTGCTTCGGCTGTCTGGCTTTGATGCCGCTGCACTGTCATCGGAGCCTGACTCGTCGTCCAGTTCTTCCCGGGTAGCCGGCAGTGACTTGAGGGCTAGGAACCGCATGTGTCCGATGACATGCTCTTCCATGCTACCCTTCACTTCTTCCACACCACAAAGAGGACAAGACGTGAATAACGGGCCTGTAGCACGGCCATTCCGATCCGCCAACACGCTGAGCTGGGCGTCGTTGAATTTGTCCCCATGGCTCGTTTTCATGTGGTTGATATAATCTTCTTTTGAATCGCACACGACTGCAGGATGTGACTTGGATGTACAACGCCATCGTACGGCGTGCTGTTTCATGTGCTTTAGCCAAGCATCGCTGTGATTGTACAGATTCTCGGGCGAGTCGCACTCCTCAAAGAGACATACGTAGGGATCGAGATCATTCTTGACGTGCAATCTCCATTTCGACTCTTGGACCACATCCCGGACTGGGAGAGCATAAAAGCAAAACTGGCAGACTACTTCCCCCACTGCTCTAAGACACTCGTCCCAGTACTCGTCCAATGTCTGCTTGTGGGAAGCACGATGCTTTCTGACGGCATCCCGTGCACCTGGGGCTGGGGGCGCTTTCGGCCCGTAGTAGCCAGGGATACCTTCTAAAATAGCTTTGAGCTGTTCCTCCTGTTCTTTTTTGAACCTCCGGTATCTCTTCATAAGAGCACCGCAGGGGGCAAGTGGGAACTGGAGTTGGTCGTGGCTGCTCAGTGCAACGGTCTTGGAGACGGAGATGACTGAGGGGGCGGCGGCTTGCTGAAACTTCTCGGCAACCAAGGTTGTTGCCGTCTGCGGAACTGATGGGACAATGCTGGGAGTGGGAGCTTGTGCGGGTTGCTGCTTGACAGGTTGTCGTTGCACGCCAACATTTGGTTTGACCTTGGGAGCCGACACTGTAGGAGGCAATGGCACCTCTGGGGGACGAATTGGTTTCTTGTCGTAGCGTTTTCTTCGGTACAGAATCCGCTTTCGGCGTAGTACCATACTGTTGGCGAGTCGTTGCTGGATGTTTTCACTGGCACCAGGAAATCTATCTCGTATCTGGTTGCTGAATAATTGGCGTAGAAATGGCTCGGCATCGTTCCCTTCCTCATCTTGGATCTTGAACGACTTTTCGGCTTGGATGTTTTGCTTCTCTTTGCTTGCACGGCGGATCGTATTGGAGATTTTGTGCAGAAGGGTCAGTTCTTTGCTGATTCCCTCGATGGCCTGGTCCAATTCTTCAGGGGTCTTTTCCAGAAGCTTCCCTGTAGTCTTTTCGGCGATGGGCCCAAGGATGTTTAAGCCTAGGGCGGCATGGTCAGTAAGCCGTCAGTGAGATGGCCATGGAATCATCACCCACAATTCTGGATCCGGTAATTCAAGGCCTGCAAAAGGCCTATAACAGCATCCTGCACATCTGCGGCTTCTCGTAATCGGTGATCCAAAGAATCCCGGCCAGCACTGAAGACCCGGATATTGGCGGCCCAGATGGCAAATCTCGCATGCTGATCCTCGACAAGCGATAGCTCACGGTGGTGGATTTGGGCGGCCTTGTTGAGGCAATTCTGGAAAGACTCGCTACATGATCGAGCACTTCCAGCGACTGTTGTTATTGCGGGCGGCGAGCCAGCCGCCGTGGTCGCCATCTCGCTGATAAAGAGTTGAAACTGACCACTCGAACTAGCTGACGAATTGTGAGAGAGGGGGAGCTTGAGGCAAGGGTGCCTCGATTTCGAGGCAAGCACAATGTTTTCAGTTGGCTTATCTCATTGGTAGATGTTGCAGGGGGTCGTCTAGCTCCATCAGATGATGATCCTACAACAAACCCCTCGATGAACCGCGGCGATGACCTCGAGTCGAGACAGAGACGCCGCCGACTCCCTACAGGCCACGTACAACATATTGAAGCAGATTGCCAGGACATTGTGGCGGGGTGAGCATGATCCTCAGTTGAGGGGCTTCTACGCTGAGCTTCATGCGTATTTCACCATCATTTATCACCACCTCAAAcgcatcagcagcagccatgtTACAATCGATAATGATGTCCAAAGTCAACTGTTGGACTGCATAGAGTCTGTATTTACACGGAATTTTCTTCGACTATCATCTGACGCCAGATTGCGACGCttggatgagcttggagacGACATCCAAGGCTTGGCAGACAATGGAGCGAAGGCGGAGGCTCTTCAGCCGTATCTGGATTTTGGAGCGACGCAAACTGAACGTGACGACTTTCTGGAGTCGCTAAGCGGCCTCGAAAAGGAACTCGAAGCCCGATACCCAGAGGACATGTCACAGTGGGCCCCAGAGGACTTTGGCCCTTTAATCAAGATCAACGAACCATCATACGCAGTCTGGAGCGCCGCTCAGTCCATCTTCAAAGCGCTGGTAGCCTGCAAAGACTGCGTCTGTACACCCACCCACGACTTCGGCGCTCGTCTCTGTCTGGGGACTCACCGGAAGCCTGATTGTGAGGCTGATGACCAAGTCGACTTTGACATGTTTCTCTCCATGAAGGAAGATTGGCATGAAGCACACATCCATACAGCAAAAGACAGAGCCGTCAAGATTGTTGTGGATCAATCGCGACAGAGACAAAGGGCCCCGAGGAGCATGGTGGTGAAGCAGCTTTGTGAGCCGATTGCGAGAATTGGTACCATGGCGGGATACCGGCTTCAGCTCAAAGTCACCAAAGATCAGCTTTTCAAGCTGCAGTCGGAGAGGACTGCGTCCCTTGTTGACAAGACGAAACATCCAGTCTCTTTGGACCAGTTCCTGAGAGACAGACCGCGCAACTTCACCGAGAGGACGAAACGAATTTTGGCTGTCATCCTAAGCTCGACTGTGTTCCACTTGCACAATACCCCATGGTTAGAACCGAGTTGGAATTCTTCCAATGTGCTATTCTTCCAGACGTCCTCATCAGCTGTCACGTTACGACCGTTCATTCAGACCAAACTTTCACTTCTAGATTTCTCGCCACCGCATGATGGCCGCGAACACAGCCCGGATGCAACTGACTCGGAAGATTTGGACCCTGATGATTTGGATCCCGACGATTTTGACCCAGATGATATGGACCCAGATGATTGGCTGATGCACCGGTGTCCGATTCTCGTGACGCTTGCAATGATGCTGCTAGAGATTTACTTTGCCACGCCCTTCGATGTTCTAGCCAGACGGTGCAAGGTCGACCTAGGCGATTCGCAGAGCAGCACAAAGCATCTCGACGTCAGCGTAGTCTTTCAGGCATGCAGGACAGAGATCCCCGAGAATTCCCAGTTTTATGTCGCCGTGGGGAGCTGTCTAGACCCACAGGTGTGGGAGACTGAGAATGGAGGCAGCCTCAGTAGCGACGAGTTGAGATCCAGAATCTACGAAAAGGTGGTCCTGCCGCTAGAGACTGAGTTGAGCCAGGCTTATAGTTCGATTTCGATCAATGACTTGGACAAGTTCGCCGAAACGTTGGACTTTGCGAGCTGGGATCAGACCATACAGACGTTGAATCAACAAACGAATGTTGAGGCCTCTCGACAGAACGAACTCGCCTTGGGGCTGGAGAGGAGTTGCAGCCTGTCCCCTAGCCTTGCAGCACCCTACCACCCTCCAAGTTCTGCGGAACATCCAGGACTTTCAAACAGAAGGCTGTCGGACTTGGACCCCAGGGCCACAATTTCCGCATCAAACACCCCAAACCTGGTCCGCTTTCCTTCTGGTTCCGATCCCGAAGCATTGTGTGATTCGACAGCCTCTCTGAGCTTAGAGTCGTACCCTCAGTGGAGATATACAGTCGGAATTCTCTGCGCCCTCCccaaagagcttcttgccGTGCGAGCCCTATTCGACACAAAGCAcagcaagcccaagaaccTACGCGGAGACGTCAACAACTACGCACTGGGCACTATCAGTGGCCACATGGTCGTTGCCGCTTGCCTTCCAGCGGGAGAATACGGGACCAACGCCGCAGCGGACTCGGCATCCAATATGAGGCGGAGCTTTCCGAGCATAACTTTCTGTCTTCTCGTTGGGATAGGAGGCGGTGCTCCTACGCCACAGAGCGATATCCGGCTCGGTGATGTGGTTGTGAGTCTTCCGACTGCGAGGTTCCCTGGCGTCATACAATATGATAGGGGGAAGGAAATTGAGAACAGTACTTTTGAACTTACTGGAGCTCTTCAACCGCCTCCGAGACAGTTGATGACTGCCATCAGTTCTTTACGTTCAAACCCTGATCTTCCTTCCGATCCACTGCAACCATTCCTGAATGACGTTGTAAATCGTGTACCGGACTCATGGAAGCTAAAGTATATTCATCCTGGACAAGAACACGACCGCCTGTTCTCGGTGGTATGCTCTGCATGCCAGGCTGGACATTGCAGAGATATGAACAATCACATCCGAAAACGCCCACTTCGACCAACCAAACACCCCGAAATACACTACGGCCTCATCGCGTCAGCAAACCGTGTGCTCAAAGACGCAGCAGTGCGGGACCGTTGGGCGCAAGAACACGGTATCTTGTGCTttgagatggaggcagcAGGGGTCATGAATACGTTCCCGTGCCTTGTTATCCGCGGCATCTGTGATTATGCGGACTCATATAAGAGCAAGGAGTGGCAGGAGTATGCGgcagcgacggcggcggcgtatGCAAAGTTGCTGCTCACAGAAGTGGCTGTTTGTGATGACACGAGGAACGGGTTTTGGGAACAAGAGAGGACTTTGATGGAGTTTCGGCCACCAGAACGGCCAATCAGCAACGAGCAGAGAGTCTAATAAATAACTATTGCTTGTTTACAATTCCAAATATTGTCCAGGGCGTGCGGCTGCATACCATTAGTCAATATTGTTAGCCTCGTTCTGTGACGGATAGCTTGTAGGTCTCTCTTGCAGCACAACAGAGCCCGGCACCTAGTGACGTTCACATATCGGCACGATCACTTTATGATCACTTCACAGTCAATTCtctctttcccttcttcgaGCCTGTCTAGATCCCAATGCAACGTCTGAGCAGGCCGCAACCGTCAATTATTGGTACTTACATGATGAATACAGGCCAACAGATCACTTGTGGCCTTCTCACCTACGGCTTTGCTCTTCTCGAAACCAGACCCAATAAGTCATGGATGGTTATTTTCATTACCTATAGCGCTATCACTGTCGTCACggacatcttcatctccttctACAGGCCATATGTGACTCGCAGGTCTCTCATTGACGACCCCGACTATACTCTTTCTACATCTCTGGTGGGGATTTAGTATATTTTACGCTAGAGTGAAGTTGTTTAAGTGAGTGAAGGAGCCAGCAGGCATCTGTTGGACAGGGAAGGACTTCATGCAAACGGGAATATAAAAAACGTCGGTTATTGCTATAGCTGCTACCTAAGATATCTACAGTCTACCGGTTGTCTGCATCAGATGTGACAAAAGAGGGAATTGGGTCCTTCTCAACCCAAACAGTCACCCATTTGTTCTCATGGCCCTTGTCATAAAGAAGTGAAAACGTTTCTGTGCGTAGAGCAAGGAATTACTGCTTGTACTCCACGGACGCAGGCTCAGCCATGGTGGCATCATTCCTCCGAACAGCCTTGTCAGCGTCTGCGCTGCTTCTATCAGCACTGTTCTGGTAGGCAATGTCACCATCGAGAACATTGCCACCTTCAAGACCACCATCGTTGATAACGGGGGTCTCGCCCACGGTGATTTGGGGTGCCACCTCATATTTGCCATCACCACGCGCGACACGGTGCGAcgggatgaggatgttgagaAAGCGCGGAACTATGAATGCACcaacgatgaagatgacaaCCATGTGCATAAGTACGAAGCTGTAGACGAATGGTGGGTCGTCGGCGTGGTTGTTGAGAAACTTGGGGTATGCAAAAGAAAATACCAGTGCGACAGCAGGACCGGTGATGTACTTGAGGCAGATGGGCCAAACCCAATGAATCTTCCAGTTCTTGGCACCACCGAGGATGGCACGGTTGAGGTCCCGGCGGAGTTGGTTGCCCTAGATACAATTCATATTAGATACCGATATGAGAGACATATCCTGGGACAGGGGAGACATACCGAGTAGAAAGCCGCATACCAGAATCGGCTGAGGATTGTGTTGCCACCCCAGAATCTGGGAGCAGGGACAGTTGGAGTCTTGCCGACAAAAGCAGCAATAAGAGCGCAGGCAATGAAAACGCCAAAACCAACGCCAGCACCAACACTGGGGTTCACAAGGTGACCAAGGAGGATACCAAGGAAGATGGCCAGGACGTAACCGACATTGTAGACAAAATAGCTGAAGGCGCCAATTTGATCAACAGGGTCTCTCCAGCGGTAAAGCGTGCAGGACATGTAGGTCTCGGAGAAGACGGTGATGAAGAGAGCGATATCGTTGACAAACATATCAACAGCATCGAGAGTGTTGAAGCCAAACTCGCTGCTGTAGATGAGTGCAGTCAAGGCACCCAGAATGATAACCGAGGTAGAGATAACCCAGCGAGGCACACGTTGACCAAGGTCCATGTCACACAGGAGCGTGACCAGCACCTCGGCCAGGGCAAACACACATGTgagtccaagaagaaccaaGGTGAGGAAGAACAATgccgagaagaagttggagcCAGGCATTTGCGCAAGAGCCTCTGGGTAGTAGAAGAAGCCCGAGCTAAAGGTAGACAAGGGATCTACCTCACCAGGGTTGATGGCCAGAAATCCGACAACGCCCATGACAGCCAATGCGGACGTGATCTCAATGGCCGAGTTGCTCAGGGCGATGATGAAAGCGTCCTGGACCGCGTTGGCAAACTTGTTGTTGTATGAGGCGTAAGACGTGAAGTAACCAAAGCCAACGCCAATGGAGAAGAACATTTGTCCAAAGGCATCCTGCCATACTCGGGGACCCTCGAGGGACTCGCTCCGCCACATGCCGACGTACAGCTTGAAGCCATCAGAGGCATTGGGAAGCGAAAGGGATCGGATGGCTAGAATAGCAATCATGACGAGtggcaaggccatggtgacGTAAATGACACGTCCTGTGAGACCAACACCCTTGAAGGTACACATCCAGACGATGAACCAAATCATGATGCACCAGCCAAA
This window of the Fusarium keratoplasticum isolate Fu6.1 chromosome 3, whole genome shotgun sequence genome carries:
- a CDS encoding PNP-UDP-1 domain-containing protein — its product is MTSSRDRDAADSLQATYNILKQIARTLWRGEHDPQLRGFYAELHAYFTIIYHHLKRISSSHVTIDNDVQSQLLDCIESVFTRNFLRLSSDARLRRLDELGDDIQGLADNGAKAEALQPYLDFGATQTERDDFLESLSGLEKELEARYPEDMSQWAPEDFGPLIKINEPSYAVWSAAQSIFKALVACKDCVCTPTHDFGARLCLGTHRKPDCEADDQVDFDMFLSMKEDWHEAHIHTAKDRAVKIVVDQSRQRQRAPRSMVVKQLCEPIARIGTMAGYRLQLKVTKDQLFKLQSERTASLVDKTKHPVSLDQFLRDRPRNFTERTKRILAVILSSTVFHLHNTPWLEPSWNSSNVLFFQTSSSAVTLRPFIQTKLSLLDFSPPHDGREHSPDATDSEDLDPDDLDPDDFDPDDMDPDDWLMHRCPILVTLAMMLLEIYFATPFDVLARRCKVDLGDSQSSTKHLDVSVVFQACRTEIPENSQFYVAVGSCLDPQVWETENGGSLSSDELRSRIYEKVVLPLETELSQAYSSISINDLDKFAETLDFASWDQTIQTLNQQTNVEASRQNELALGLERSCSLSPSLAAPYHPPSSAEHPGLSNRRLSDLDPRATISASNTPNLVRFPSGSDPEALCDSTASLSLESYPQWRYTVGILCALPKELLAVRALFDTKHSKPKNLRGDVNNYALGTISGHMVVAACLPAGEYGTNAAADSASNMRRSFPSITFCLLVGIGGGAPTPQSDIRLGDVVVSLPTARFPGVIQYDRGKEIENSTFELTGALQPPPRQLMTAISSLRSNPDLPSDPLQPFLNDVVNRVPDSWKLKYIHPGQEHDRLFSVVCSACQAGHCRDMNNHIRKRPLRPTKHPEIHYGLIASANRVLKDAAVRDRWAQEHGILCFEMEAAGVMNTFPCLVIRGICDYADSYKSKEWQEYAAATAAAYAKLLLTEVAVCDDTRNGFWEQERTLMEFRPPERPISNEQRV